The sequence ctagaagccaaccacaactcACCTAAACACCACAAGGCCGAACAACTCACacgcagaaaaaaaaattcagaaactttAAAACCGAAGGGtcacttgtcttgtttgttttaaaaaaaccgatgggaccatgaaccaagccataaaaggtcatcttggtcacgtcctagacatgataaggaagggttctaaccatggccaCAGCCCATAGGACAGCCATGGTTCGAACACATACCTTAGACAACACACCCAGAAAATCGAGACCCAAATCTGCActatggagagttgctgtccatttcgtGTTGCTGGGGGGAAAGGGCTTtaaccaatggactaacaccttcctaacacactctataaCGTGTCTAGATGCATCCTTGAGCGCCTAGAACCGAGCCAGACcctgaaaccacaaaaacaatcaaaaaCCGTGAAGCATGGGTGGAAGccgaaaaatctgtgcagaattttgtgaaatgttgctgtcataatttcggttttctaataaaatcatgtacatgtgatgtttaaaaataattatatgacttgattgaagagaaaagaatataTAGACATGTctggaaatattttgtttgaaataaaaacaaactatacgacgacacggcgcggcggagacggagttccttTTTCTTTCTTGCTTTTCTCTATTATTTTCTTGTTGCTTCTCACGTTTTTTTGTTGCTGattttcttctgaatttttGAGAGAAGGATGGAGTAAATGACTAGGGAATGAAGGGAAGTTTACTAATTAAAAGGGAGATTTGAATGGCAcacaaatctttctatccttgattCTATGGGAGATAAGGAAATgagtgaaaggggatcgattttaggtgttcaaatgcgcaacggaagttttaaaaattgtttttacattgaactattttacttctcaacgggatctagaaagctagtacttgtgtggccctcaatggttcactgatacaactagccgtgggttcacatctccatattattcggactaaacatatccttatacgagcataccccaattgctcccttcttaattatcaactccttgttaataagaacgtcagaactcaagtctgatatttcccaaccaatcatgttaaacgcctagcagcatcgcttacatgattccctaggtatcaaatgatagtgcctgcaagaaccattctattatagttagcgtacagtacggtcccttcatctcatatagcgcgaccgattcgacaaccattggtatatcgagagttgtcaatgaatcgatactatgtgtcatgtcgtagttccatcgatggtgtaatctattaaacccctttcataattaccatcatactctgatcagagatttcaaactacatacacatgagatcacataggatatccatacccgaaggtaagtggtgaatccccggctacaatgcatcgactcctatatgtttcgccaaaacaccaaaccttgccacctgatgaccccatgagagtcggtaaacaagtcaaagtgtaatgctagcacatagagtctcaatgttgtcccgggtcataaggactaatggtgtacaaccataaactaggacgtttccactcgataagtgagaaccacttggaaagtcctttatggagggttgttcagtgcactctaccaggagcacctatctgcatgttcggacatcacaatgtcccctaccgatgaaacatggtactcacatcgcagatactagtctcaaactcgagcggcctatatccttcttagtggcggctgaatcgactaggaacagtttggaatatacagtattccaaatatgagtttcatgatactcatcatatgagcatctcatattctttctactatttgtatattcaaggactttatctatgcaacatgcatgggtaaacagataaagaagtgccaaaacaataatttcaaatattattaaaataaagaatgtttatACATAGTGTAACggccgaaaaaccaacctacgtaaaccacatgcatgcaaaattattttaattgcttaattgttttatttaattaattttaaatgcttgcatgatattttattatatgattaaatgtgattgcatgattaaatgataatatgacatgatttcatgaaattaatgattttacccgaatattcgataataggcaggggaaggAGACTGGGGACGACCAAggcaagaatatttatttttcattaaataatagcaaggcttcctaatatgatttaaaaatgatttaattttcctaaaactgttgaagttcgaattattttacgagttgaacttgattttttccgggaagccggttttgggaaaacaaggagttttaaaatatcaaaaatattattttatggaaactaattttatgaactcttattatttatttaattaagtgttattgggcccaatttaattaatttaagtaggcccaattatcCTTAAGTTGCAAGCCCAAACCAAAGCACATTTAACATGttcatttaattataaattaatgttttaGGTATTCTAAACCTAATAATTCAGCCTCCATCAGCTGATTTCACCCTCAAGCACACaccacaatttttgaaaaaattggaggaaaagaaaagcttgtgttcttcgtcgtccggtcatccaacgtcgcaccctcgccaacgatcgaataatcgagcgttataaacgcaaaggcacgtttcctaaactcttttaacatcatacaaatcatattatgcatgatttaattgttgatGCAAGAATAAAATACGTATTCGATAATTTTTACggtaaaacgtttattttcaaaaatacgtcGATTTTACGTTTATTCGAAAAACGTTATGAATCCAAGGGGTTAagctgccaatacatgataaaaatatgattaatttatgggcaaaacatgataaaataataggGGAACAAGGCTGGAAGAACCGTGGAATTTTCTAAAAATCAATTCACGCATGGCTTAGTTCATAAGGGTTGGTTACTGTGCATGGGGGAGCTGGTCTCAGCCAGGGCTGGTTGGGGCTTGGCTAGGGTCGTGactaggtcctaggaagagtcctaggagggctagggctcgagccatgggctggagaagagtccacgtgaagtgggactctcccccatgGCACGCGTAGGTGCTGTTCGGGAAAGAAAGGGGCGGCGAGGCTGGCTTGGACAAGCCAGGCTGGTACTTTAGGGTCTAGGGAGATGGTCAAGGGTTGGGacaggggctggagtggctgggcTCGACGTGGCTCGAGCCATAAGCAGAAAGCGTGAAGAAGCGCAGGAAGCTAGTTAACGCGCAGGTTGTGTTTCTCTGGTTCAGAAGCTTCGCTGGTGGGTTCCAGGGTAATGGCTAGTCTGGGTCGAGTCTAGGGTCATGGTGGTTCAGTGGTTAGAGGGCTGGACGAGTCCTTGATAGCTAGGAGTCTTGAGCTAGGGAAGAGAGTCACGCACAGTTTTTTTTGCTTCGGTTCCAGGTTCGTTCGAGCGATCCAGGgctaggttcaggggcttgggcttggtcacgagggtgcctaggtgggttggctcgaggtggctcgaggtggctcgagtattttgagagatggctcggtgtgttcgattatgtgtcaatttcaaaaattaaataactaaaattgaatccatgggtccacgggtgtggctcatgacttggaagggtagaataaatactaaaaatgttatttttaaaatttgggatcaaaataatgagttttggagtttatccgggattttatcgtcgcacgaaacgctaattaaagaattaattaaaaagcctagttttaagcttcataaaataatgaaaaattatatttaagcctaaatcattattaaaagtctaagtatttaaattgggaattttatatgtaggtttggtttaattcgggattaaaacgcgttaatatgtcttatttaaagattaatttaaaagttatagATTTAAGccaattaaaaatatgaaaaaattcttgtaagcttaaataattatttagaataatcccatgtcattaaaagtgataaaaagataaattcgagaatttttacatCCAGGGacaaaacgatctttttacacttaggaaaatacgaaaacccttggcagcgtcccgaaggatcataacgcatgttaaatgatattttattatttaaaatgattattttgatgataatatgttattttgtgatttttggtaaagctgtgcaatttttaatctttaaaatgatatttttggaaagttgtgctatttcatgatttttaaagaaaaagaaaaatattttgagggatgtgaattgactgtcacaaaagatatgatttatgatatgtgattttgtggggataatgtgaggggaaaaggccccagagggagcccatttacgggagaaggccctagagggagcccatacgtgggaaaaggcccagagggagaccgtctatgggagaaggcccccgagggagcctcgacgaacgtatttccacggtggataggcacacccccatggaccatgtggagttaagactgcagtcgaccaaaggataaaagctagttactttcaaggatcaaacttcatccaaaatgatatatgattgaaagtttatgataaaaatgatttttaggatatatgatttatgatgaggattaaagctatttttaaaatgatttatttatgttcaaagcttatttttaaatgatttgttttaaggatttattttttaaataaaaataggatttttaaatgcatgtgagtgtatatgtttatgcttaaattatttttaaaggattttaaaatggtttatttattttcaaaagctattttaaataaaaataggatttttaaatgcatgtgagtgtatatgtattagttgctatccatgtttagaacgtgctgagtcattagactttctaggtttgtatgatgcaggatttgatgatttatgggaggcgCTGAAGCTTGAGTGGGttgagtgcagcagtacacacccgagtgcctttatgtttccgcactagtttattagatttaagatttcaagatttatgttaatgatttttattagagaattcttatgctttatttttattgttagtgatcttttcaaaggacaatttaggatgttttggttaggtgatgatttagtaattattttatgcacttgagttttaaattgttaatttattaggattcatgattatgttaaattattttatttagaaatttagaagttatggtttagatattaggaaaaaaaaatcgaggtcgtttcagctggtatcagagccaaggatccccaaagggttgtgtattgtcacttcgagaagctcaagaagtcacgtctcaaatatgtgagttttactgctttatattttatatgctaaaattcttttaaatgattatatgatatAAATGATAGTTGCATgctacatgaaaaaaaaaattttaaatgcatgtttgttACGTTGTTGGTTGATGTGtacagagatgcctcctagaAGGATTTTGCGTAGGACTGATGAGGTTAGACAGGAGGGGACTGACGAGGTTAGACAGGAGGGGAATATTCCACGGCCTCCACCTATTCAGGATGCTAGTGCCCGTGTACTAGCCGGTATGGCCCGTTTCTTTGAACAACATGTAGGAGATGGAGCAAGGGTTAGACCAGAGGCAATTTATGAGAGATTTAGGAGGATGCACCCCGACGAGTTTCATGGCACTATTGATCCATTcgttgctgagggatggattcgatCTTTAGAGGTGATTTTTCACTACATGGACATGGCGGACGCTGACCGAGTTCGCTGTACCATTTATCCGTTGAAGGGCgacgcttccttatggtgggagggagcggagCGAGGAGTGAACATGGCGACTTTGACTTGGGAAGAGTTCAAGAGGgtattctatgacaagtacttcacaTCCGATGTTCGTTCTAGGCttaagagagagtttatgagtctccgtcagggagattGGTCGGTTGCCGAATTTGtacagaagtttgataggggatGTCACTTTGTGTCCTTAATTGCCAATGATGCGGCGGAGAAATTACGACACTTTCTAGATGGTTTGAGGCCGACTATTCGACGTGATGTGATGCTTGGCGATCCTACTGATTATACTACTGCCGTGTCCAGAGCCTTCAGAGCCGAGCAGTCACTTAAAGATATTGATTGGGAGATACAGCGAAAGAGGAATCGTGCTCAGCAAGCCAATCAGAGCAATAAGAAGCCTCACACGGGACCACCAAAGCAACCAGAACCACCAAAACCACAAGGGCAGTCACCAAGAGGAAATGTTCCAAAGGCTGATGACAAACCACTGTGCAAAGAGTGCAATCGCCCACATTCCGGTAAGTGCTCGTGGGGCACTTACAAGTGCTTCAAATGCGGAGATTTGGGACACAAGGCTAAGGATTGTCCAACGTTCAAGCAACCCACTACTGGAAGAGTCTATGTGATGCAAGCTGCAGAGGATGAGACAGAGCCGGCACTACACTAATTTTGAGGTAACCTAGCTGTTTAACATTTTTCCGATGCTtttcttgcatgaaatgttaaattgggttAGGGGAATTGTTTGGGATGTCGAAGAACTTAGAAGGATAGGGTGCATGCACTACTTGAGACGGATTTAGGAGTAAACTTTgggaaatttttgggttagtCTTATGATTTCCAAGATTTTGAGGACCGAATTGAGGAGTAAAATTTAAGTTAGAGGTTAAGATGGAGGTGGATAAAGAAATCTAAGCTTTACAAACATCAAGCCAaggaaatttcgaggacgaaatttaatttaaagggGGGGGGGgaattgtaacgtccgaaaaaccaacctacgtaaaccacatgcatgcaaaattattttaattgcttaattgttttatttatttatttttaaatgcttgcatgatattttattagatgattaaatgtgattgcgtgattaaatgataatatgacatgatttcatgaaattaaggattttacccgaatattcgataataggcagggaaaggagaccggggacgaccaagacaagaatatttatttttcattaaataatagcaaggcttcctaatatgatttaaaaatgatttaattttcctaaaaatgttagatttcgaattattttacgagttgaacttgatttttcccggaaagccggttttgggcaaataaggagttttaaaagatcaaaaatattattttatggaaaataattttgtgaactcttattatttatttaattaagtgttattgggcccaatttaattaatttaagtaggcccaattacccttaagttGCAAGCCCAAACCAAAGCACatttaacatgttaatttaGATATAAATTAGTGTTTTAGGTCTTCTAAACCAAATAATTCAGCCTCCATCAGCCGATTTCACCCTCAAGCACACaccacaatttttgaaaaaattggaggaaaagaaaagcttgtgttcttcatcgtccggtcgtcca comes from Primulina huaijiensis isolate GDHJ02 chromosome 2, ASM1229523v2, whole genome shotgun sequence and encodes:
- the LOC140956470 gene encoding uncharacterized protein, producing MPPRRILRRTDEVRQEGTDEVRQEGNIPRPPPIQDASARVLAGMARFFEQHVGDGARVRPEAIYERFRRMHPDEFHGTIDPFVAEGWIRSLEVIFHYMDMADADRVRCTIYPLKGDASLWWEGAERGVNMATLTWEEFKRVFYDKYFTSDVRSRLKREFMSLRQGDWSVAEFVQKFDRGCHFVSLIANDAAEKLRHFLDGLRPTIRRDVMLGDPTDYTTAVSRAFRAEQSLKDIDWEIQRKRNRAQQANQSNKKPHTGPPKQPEPPKPQGQSPRGNVPKADDKPLCKECNRPHSGKCSWGTYKCFKCGDLGHKAKDCPTFKQPTTGRVYVMQAAEDETEPALH